Below is a window of Pelagicoccus albus DNA.
TTTCAGAACGGTTTTGAGGCCTTCCGCCGTACGAACTGGCAAAGTCGATTTCTCAACGACGATCTTCGGACCTTCGGAAAATTCAGCGATATCTCTAGCGCACAGCTCAATGTACTTCAGGTCGGCAGCCTTGCCCGCTCCGGAACCGTAAGTCTTGGTAGGCGTGCCAACACTAACGAAAATAATGTCAGCCTCTTTGATAGCCTTATTCTTGTCTGTTGTGAAAAATAGGTTCCGACCTCTCGCAGCGCTCACTACGTCGTCCAAGCCTGGCTCGAAGACAGGGAGCTCGTCCGAGTTCCAGGCGTTGATTCGCGCCTCGTTAATGTCAGCTACAGTGACCGTAATGTCGGGGCACTTGTAGGCGATCATAGCCATAGTAGGGCCACCCACGTAGCCAGCTCCTAAGCAACAGATTTTCATATTCGATTTAGAGTTGTGATAAGAAATTCGCGAAAAATGCGAATTTAGAGGATTTAGGCAAATTTACAGTTTTTAATCCGAACGAACCCACGCATAAACCAAGCCTAAATCGTCGAGGCTTCAATAAAACTTAAAGAAAACGACCCACCAGTTGCCTGTAGATGCTAAATCCGACTCATTTTAACGCTCAACTGCTTGCGGCCGCCCGAGATCAAAACTTTGCAGTCGAGGAACTGACAAGCCATTCAGGCTACGCGATTTACGCCCTAACTCGGAAAGCGGCCCCTTCTGGCGACAAGCCTCCTCTCCGTCTCTATCTGTCTTCCGGCATTCATGGGGACGAACCTGCGGGACCACTCGCTTTGCTCGAACTCCTCGAATCGGGACTTCTCCCGAGAGATACCGATATTGCGATTGTTCCTCTCATCAACCCCACTGGGATCAAGGCAAAGAAGCGCGAAAACGACAATGGCTGGGATCTCAATCGCGATTTCAGATATCCGAAAAATCCAGAGACCCAAGCGGTACGGGAATTTATTATCTCCCAAGCGCCTTTCCATTTGAGTGTAGCGTTGCACGAAGATTGGGAGAGCTCAGGATTCTACATGTACTGCATCACTCCGGATGGAGATGATAGACTGCCACGGAAAATCTTGAACGAGGTCAAAAAGGAGGGTCCCCTGGAGCCTGAGACAGAAATTGACGGGCATCCCGCAGAAAACGGGCTTATCACTCGACCCGCTGATTTCGATTTAGAGGGTAGAGACGATTGGCCAGAAGCATTTCTGCTCTACGAGCGTTCGGAACACGTTCACATCACCACTGAATCTGCCAGCTCAGCCCAATTGCGAATACGCATCGCCCAGCAATGTCAGGCGGTCAAAACCGCGATTCGCTTGCTGGAAGAAAAACGAAAGAACTCTCCTTCTGAATAATTTCCTCGGAGCGACCGTCTCACTAGGCGATAAATCCGCCTAACAAATTTGCACAATTTGACACCGGACGAAGAGACAGACCAGCTCGTGGCCAAAGCCCGAGGAGGCGACAAACGCGCCTTCGACCGTCTTGTGACTCTTCATTACGACAAAGTGTACGGGCAAGCGCTCCGCATGCTCCGCTCCGAAGAGGATGCCAAAGATGTCGCTCAGCTGGCTTGGATAAAGGCGTGGAAAAAATTGGACAGTTTCCGCGGCGATTCAGCATTCACTTCATGGCTATACAGAATTACAACTTTCACCGCCCTAGACTGCATCCGCAAACGCGACAATCGCAGGGAAACTCAATCAGACGACGAATTCCTGGAAAACGCAGCCCACAGTGAAGCATCGCCAGTTGCTTCCCCTGAACAATTACGCAATGTAGAAAGAAAAGAACTACAGCAAAGAATCGACGACGCTCTCGCCAAACTTCCCGAAAAACTTCGAACCGCGCTCCAGCTTCGAGAAATCGAAGGCCTTAGCTACGAAGAGATGGCTAAAAAGCTCCAGTGCAAAACAGGCACCGTGATGTCACGACTTTTCAATGCGCGAAAAACCATCCAAAAATATTTAGCCGACCTAGTCACATGAAACGCTCTCGCATCTCTAAATTCACTACCCTATTCGTGGCCCTCGCTTTCGCTGCCATCGCCGCGAGCTCGGTCCATGCCGCCGAAAAGGTAACGATAAACGCCACCCTAATCATCGGCAGCAACGACGGGGGCGGCGTCGACGCTCCGCTTCGTCAGTACGAGAAGAACCTCAAACGGGTGTTGCCCTTTGACACCTTCAAACGTCAGGGAGGCGGTCGAGCTTCCATCTATGTACCAGGTCGCGGCTCTATCGGACTCGGCGGTGGCCAAAACGTTGGCGTATCGGCTGAGTCTGCAGGCGAAGGCAGATATCGGATCTCTGCCCAATGGAAACGAGGCAACCAGACCATGGTTAACACGACGGTAGTGGCCTCCAAAAACCGGCCGACCGTACTCGTCGGGGGTGGCCAATACATTCTGATACTAATCGCGAACTGAGCGGCCTCTCACGATAGCCGCTTCGTTCTACTTTTTCTTGGCCTTTTTGCCGTGGTCCAACCTGATGAAAAGCCAAGCCCCGTAGGCTTGATAGCAGAGATTGGGCACCCAAAACAACAACTCGGGACGGAAATTCGGACGGCTGTCTAGCATGTCTATCGAAATCATCGCCAAGTAATATATCAGGCCCATTCCCACGCCGAGAGCGAGGTTGGCCGAAGTCTCCTTGCGCGAAGTTTTCAGCCCAAGTGGCACCGCAATACAGGCGAAAGATAGTACTGCAAAGCCCATGGCGAAATTCTGATGGAAGACCATCTTGGCCTTGAGCAAGTTTTGCAAAGCTTCCTCGCGAACTTCACCGCTAGAGGAATCCGCGATTTCCCGATAGCCACGAATTTCTGTCTGCAGCTCATCAAATGTCATCCAGGTGAGCTTTCGGGCTAATGTTTCACGCCCAAGGATCTTCTCCAGAGAAAAGGAAAACGGGAAGCGAGCCGCGGAGGCCGGGTAGAAATTTCTGGTTCTGAAACTCTCGGGATCGTCTTCGTCGCGATACTCGATCGTCACCTGCTCTGCGTCCAATTGGAGCTCCGAACTATTTTCGATGAAGGCGAAACGGCCCTTCTCTGCTCGAGCAAAGGTAGTAACCTGACTCTTGCTGTTTAGCTTCCAAATCCAAACGTCGTAGAGCATTTCATTCTCCTTTTTGCCGACGTAGATGACAGACCCGGGGAAGTCTTTCACGAAGGTTTTCTCTACGATGAAGCCCAACGGATTGGTTTGGATCGTATTCTTTAGTTCCTGACGGTATTTCGTCTTGGCCAAAGGACCATAGTAGAAATTAACAATCAGCGAAACCGTCGTACCCAAAATAGCCAAAAGCAAAACAGAGCTGGACAACCGAATAACGCTTACCCCCGCCGCGCGAAGGGATGTCACTTCATTCTCCGCCGAGAGACGTCCCATCGTCAGCAGCGTTCCGGTGATGAAGCCCATCGGTAGGGCATAGACGAATACAAATGGCAGTAGCAGCCACGTGAGCTGGAAAAAAGCTTTCAGGGTTAGCTGCCCCTCCGCTAGGAGACTCAACATGTCCTTGACCAGACTCATGGTCAGAATGAGAAACGCAAACATCGCCACCGACGCGAAGCAGGAGGTGAAAACGTTTCTGAAAATGTAACGATGGATCAAGCTCACCGCGGCCTACAGTTATTCTCCTCGCCCTATCCGCAAGCCGAAATCTCCAACAAAGAAAACTCTCAACCTAGACTTCCCCTCCACCCCAACTCCCGCCAGTCTTCCACCGCCTGATGAAATACGTTCCGGAAAAGCCGCCAATCTACGGGGAAACACTCCAAAGCCTACAAGACCGATTCCTAGAATTGGGCGAACCGAAATTTCGAGCCAAACAGGTTCTAGAGTGGCTCTACAAAAAACGAGCCAAGTCGTGGGATGCCATGACAAACCTTCCCAAGCCCCTGCGTGAAAAGCTGGAAGCCTCGTTCGAGATCGCGCCTTCCAAACGCGTCTTAGCTAAGGAATCATCGGACGACACGGAAAAGCTCCTGCTGCAGATGGGCGATAACTCCATGGTGGAGACCGTTGTGATTCGGGCCCCGCAAGTTGGAGTCGGGCAGGAAAACTCTCGCAAGACGATTTGCATATCCACCCAAGTGGGCTGCGCCTACGGCTGCCGTTTTTGCGCCTCGGGTCTGGCCGGATGGAAACGGGACCTTTCGGTAGGCGAAATAGTCTCTCAGCTCATCCACGTTTGCCACATGGAAGACGCCACCACCGAGAGAGCCTCCGATGAGATCGCCTCTTTTGATAACATCGTGGTCATGGGCATGGGCGAGCCAATGGCCAACTACAAGAACCTCCTCCCTGCCCTCCGCATTCTCAACGCGGACTGGGGGCTAAATTTCGGAGCCCGACGTGTGACGATCTCCACTTCAGGAGTCGTACCCAGAATTTTGGAGCTAGCGGACGAGAAGGAGCAATTCCGACTGGCAATTTCCCTCCATGGCGCGACCAACGAGGTACGCGACCAGATCATGCCCGTGAACCGGAAGTATCCGCTGGAGCAACTGTTGCCAGCTATTCAAAAATACGCCCAAACCAAGGGACGCATGGTTACACTGGAATTTATCCTGATCGAAGAGATCAACGACACCCTCGAGCAAGCGGACGCTCTAATTAAGATAGCGCTGGATTTGAAAGCTCACGTAAACCTCATCCCGTACAACACTGTCGACGGCTTGGAATGGAAACGACCCTCCATTAATCGTCAGGACACTTTCTACAACCGGCTCCGAAACCGCGGCGTATCGGTTACCATTCGACGGGAGAAGGGACACGATATCGCTGCCGCCTGCGGTCAATTAAAGTTAAAAACAGAAACCGAGCTCGCCTAAGTCGGCCGAGAAACGAATTTCTACTTGATTCAAAGTCGAATAGATTCATATCAACAAATCCAGATACGTTGATATCTAAGACAATAAAATGAGCCAAACCCCAATCAGCCAACTCTTTTCCCAGGAACGTCCTCTCCTCTCCGTTGAATTTTTTCCGCCTAAGTCGGACGACGCCCTCGAGAAGCTAATCGAGTCAGCGGACGATCTCGCCTTCTACCAGCCTGACTTCGTTTCGGTCACTTATGGAGCTGGAGGAAGCACCCGCGACCGTTCCGCTAAGGCTTGCGAGCTGCTTCGCGACGAGCATGAATTCAACATCATGCCCCACCTCACTTGCGTGGGAGCGAGTCGCGACGAACTGGCCGTCACCGTTAACGGGCTCTACGAGTCTGGCTACCGGAACATCATGGCTCTACGCGGCGACCCACCGAAAGACAGCCCCTCGTTTGTGGTGGCGGAAAACGGATTCGCCTATGCGTCGGACCTAGTAGCCTTTATCAAAGAGCTCCATCCGGATATCTCTATTGGGGTTGCGGGCTACCCGGAAAAACATCCAGAGGCCGCCGATCTCTCGACCGACTTGCGAAACCTTAAAACCAAGGTAGACGCTGGAGCCTCATTTATAACAACTCAGCTCTTCTTCGATAATAGCGACCTTTACCGCTTCCTCGAGGAGGCTGACAAGTTGGATATCTCCGTGCCGGTCATTCCCGGCCTAATGCCAGTCCTTTCTCTGAAGCAGGTAAAAAGAATCACCTCGATGTGCGGAGCCAGCCTTCCTGCTGAGCTCGAGAAGCATCTAAATCTAGCGGGCGACAATGATGAACTGGTTCGCCAGATCGGCATCCGCTGGGCCACGGAACAACTGCAAGACCTGATAGAACAGGGACTGCCTGGCGTGCATCTGTACGCCTTGAACCGGTCGGATGTCGCGACAGAGCTGATGTCAGCTTTTCGCTCGTCCGTCGAATAAAGCGAACGCAGTGGAGACTCGGAGGACGAACCTCAACCTCCGGTAAACACCACACGAAATCCAGCGGACTCCAGAGCCTCCTTGGCTTCGTCTCGCTTGTCCCCTTGGATTTCGATGTTTCCGTTTTTGACCGCTCCTCCGACTCCGCAACGCTTCTGGATCGACTTAGCGAGGGACTGCTTCTCG
It encodes the following:
- a CDS encoding LptF/LptG family permease gives rise to the protein MSLIHRYIFRNVFTSCFASVAMFAFLILTMSLVKDMLSLLAEGQLTLKAFFQLTWLLLPFVFVYALPMGFITGTLLTMGRLSAENEVTSLRAAGVSVIRLSSSVLLLAILGTTVSLIVNFYYGPLAKTKYRQELKNTIQTNPLGFIVEKTFVKDFPGSVIYVGKKENEMLYDVWIWKLNSKSQVTTFARAEKGRFAFIENSSELQLDAEQVTIEYRDEDDPESFRTRNFYPASAARFPFSFSLEKILGRETLARKLTWMTFDELQTEIRGYREIADSSSGEVREEALQNLLKAKMVFHQNFAMGFAVLSFACIAVPLGLKTSRKETSANLALGVGMGLIYYLAMISIDMLDSRPNFRPELLFWVPNLCYQAYGAWLFIRLDHGKKAKKK
- a CDS encoding M14 family metallopeptidase → MLNPTHFNAQLLAAARDQNFAVEELTSHSGYAIYALTRKAAPSGDKPPLRLYLSSGIHGDEPAGPLALLELLESGLLPRDTDIAIVPLINPTGIKAKKRENDNGWDLNRDFRYPKNPETQAVREFIISQAPFHLSVALHEDWESSGFYMYCITPDGDDRLPRKILNEVKKEGPLEPETEIDGHPAENGLITRPADFDLEGRDDWPEAFLLYERSEHVHITTESASSAQLRIRIAQQCQAVKTAIRLLEEKRKNSPSE
- the metF gene encoding methylenetetrahydrofolate reductase [NAD(P)H] translates to MSQTPISQLFSQERPLLSVEFFPPKSDDALEKLIESADDLAFYQPDFVSVTYGAGGSTRDRSAKACELLRDEHEFNIMPHLTCVGASRDELAVTVNGLYESGYRNIMALRGDPPKDSPSFVVAENGFAYASDLVAFIKELHPDISIGVAGYPEKHPEAADLSTDLRNLKTKVDAGASFITTQLFFDNSDLYRFLEEADKLDISVPVIPGLMPVLSLKQVKRITSMCGASLPAELEKHLNLAGDNDELVRQIGIRWATEQLQDLIEQGLPGVHLYALNRSDVATELMSAFRSSVE
- a CDS encoding sigma-70 family RNA polymerase sigma factor — encoded protein: MHNLTPDEETDQLVAKARGGDKRAFDRLVTLHYDKVYGQALRMLRSEEDAKDVAQLAWIKAWKKLDSFRGDSAFTSWLYRITTFTALDCIRKRDNRRETQSDDEFLENAAHSEASPVASPEQLRNVERKELQQRIDDALAKLPEKLRTALQLREIEGLSYEEMAKKLQCKTGTVMSRLFNARKTIQKYLADLVT
- the rlmN gene encoding 23S rRNA (adenine(2503)-C(2))-methyltransferase RlmN encodes the protein MKYVPEKPPIYGETLQSLQDRFLELGEPKFRAKQVLEWLYKKRAKSWDAMTNLPKPLREKLEASFEIAPSKRVLAKESSDDTEKLLLQMGDNSMVETVVIRAPQVGVGQENSRKTICISTQVGCAYGCRFCASGLAGWKRDLSVGEIVSQLIHVCHMEDATTERASDEIASFDNIVVMGMGEPMANYKNLLPALRILNADWGLNFGARRVTISTSGVVPRILELADEKEQFRLAISLHGATNEVRDQIMPVNRKYPLEQLLPAIQKYAQTKGRMVTLEFILIEEINDTLEQADALIKIALDLKAHVNLIPYNTVDGLEWKRPSINRQDTFYNRLRNRGVSVTIRREKGHDIAAACGQLKLKTETELA